The following are encoded together in the Malaya genurostris strain Urasoe2022 chromosome 3, Malgen_1.1, whole genome shotgun sequence genome:
- the LOC131437287 gene encoding uncharacterized protein LOC131437287, whose product MISCIVEKCVWIGMSPNLLYGHLKRMHMQLDSFKCNVGTCDRTYSVLATFRLHHRKHFLQYQTLHANREQTSSQEKNNKQTIQSKMEINDHHHKENLPRKMIIEIQKDVQKYFIEPMIAVFEEVSAGGQENDLTERVLNEFNSTSNYESEYMLIQQLKQKDLFCDPIMFNMNNELQGNSFGNLELKVEDQIEGVLMPLKFLLRKYIESPG is encoded by the exons ATGATATCGTGTATAGTTGAGAAGTGCGTATGGATAGGTATGTCACCGAATTTACTGTATGGACATCTCAAACGAATGCATatgcaattagattctttcaagtGTAATGTAGGAACATGTGATAGAACCTACTCTGTGCTTGCCACATTTCGTTTGCACCACAGAAAACATTTTCTACAGTATCAAACATTACATGCGAACAGAGAACAAACGAGTTCACAAGAGAAGAATAATAAACAAACTATTCAATCGAAGATGGAAATAAATGACCATCACCACAAAGAAAATCTACCACGTAAAATGATCATAGAAATACAAAAAGATGTACAAAAGTATTTTATTGAACCGATGATTGCAGTATTTGAAGAAGTATCCGCAGGTGGACAAGAAAATGATTTAACAGAGCGAGTTTTAAATGAGTTCAATTCAACaagcaactatgaatctgaaTACATGCTCATTCaacaattgaaacaaaaagattTGTTCTGCGACCCAATAATGTTCAACATGAACAATGAGCTCCAAGGCAATTCTTTTGGCAATCTGGAGCTGAAG GTTGAAGATCAAATCGAAGGAGTTCTAATGCCTCTCAAATTCCTATTGAGAAAATATATAGAATCACCTGGCTAA